Proteins encoded together in one Shewanella oneidensis MR-1 window:
- a CDS encoding LysR family transcriptional regulator, producing MLKHLDLNLLPVLEILLEEQSVTAAAARLHLSQSAVSKQLTRLREVFDDPLFERTAYGLKPTPKALSLAPDLRQCLQQLAQFTRPDSFEPALSQRQFRMHLVETTYSLTFPYFMPSLLVQAPWVSLNCQTWRLDTMDRLLRCDIDLAIGCREWDERSPMHVNHIPDDLHYVELVQDYTVCLMRRDHPALAQEWDLDTFLSYRQLQVAFGGLEHWLLDDVLQMQGRKRDIAVNMTDFQSALALCEQSDLILCAPSRYALAVMKSFDLKYLPPPIKLIPGAYLLMWHKHFEHDLSHKWLRELIIGKVHASLPNISAKPSL from the coding sequence ATGCTAAAACACTTAGACTTAAACTTACTGCCGGTACTAGAAATTCTCCTCGAGGAGCAGAGCGTCACGGCCGCGGCGGCGCGACTGCATTTAAGTCAGTCGGCGGTGAGCAAGCAATTGACTCGCCTGCGGGAAGTGTTTGATGACCCCTTATTCGAGCGTACCGCTTACGGGCTAAAGCCGACGCCCAAGGCGCTGTCGCTGGCGCCCGACTTACGCCAATGCTTACAGCAATTGGCGCAATTTACTCGGCCCGATAGTTTTGAGCCCGCCTTAAGCCAAAGGCAATTTCGAATGCATTTGGTCGAAACCACCTATTCGCTGACCTTTCCGTATTTTATGCCCTCATTGCTCGTCCAAGCGCCCTGGGTGAGTCTCAATTGCCAAACCTGGCGGCTCGATACCATGGACAGACTCCTGCGCTGCGATATCGACTTGGCTATTGGCTGCCGCGAATGGGATGAACGCTCACCCATGCATGTTAACCATATTCCGGACGATCTCCACTATGTTGAATTAGTGCAGGATTATACGGTTTGCCTGATGCGCCGCGACCATCCTGCATTAGCGCAGGAATGGGATCTCGACACCTTTTTAAGTTATCGCCAGTTGCAGGTAGCCTTTGGCGGTTTAGAGCATTGGTTGTTAGATGATGTGCTGCAAATGCAAGGGCGGAAACGGGATATTGCGGTGAATATGACCGACTTCCAGAGTGCGCTGGCCCTGTGTGAGCAAAGCGATTTAATTCTTTGCGCGCCGTCCCGTTATGCTTTAGCGGTGATGAAGTCGTTTGATCTTAAGTATTTACCACCGCCGATTAAGCTGATCCCCGGTGCATATCTGCTGATGTGGCATAAGCATTTTGAACACGACCTTAGCCATAAATGGTTACGAGAACTGATTATCGGCAAAGTCCATGCCTCACTGCCTAACATTAGTGCTAAGCCAAGCCTGTAA
- a CDS encoding DMT family transporter encodes MPFVIALLAPVFWGTTYALVSLYLQDMSPYWVAVWRALPAGVLLLMLRPRLPTLAWSKLSLLAFCNIGAFFTLLFIGAYRLPGAVAGTLGATLPLIFLILAWLIDKKRPGMKWLLLGLMGLGGVILLLNPSADLDPIGVLCMLSATTLIAFSSRWMQRWDVGDFLVLTAWQLLLGGLMLIPLAWLMAGPPQIPSMDVVPSLIWLATANTAVAYWAWLWSMRNLGPEIMGMVALVNPVVAVSLGVLIVGETLDMRQWAGILVILLSLLLMKLPQKLRWNPLKARG; translated from the coding sequence ATGCCGTTTGTGATTGCGTTACTCGCCCCGGTGTTTTGGGGGACCACTTATGCACTGGTGAGTCTTTACTTACAGGATATGTCGCCCTACTGGGTGGCGGTTTGGCGTGCGTTGCCAGCGGGGGTTTTACTGCTGATGCTGCGCCCGCGTTTGCCGACGCTGGCGTGGTCTAAATTAAGTTTGCTGGCGTTTTGTAATATTGGCGCCTTCTTTACGCTGCTGTTTATCGGTGCCTATCGGCTACCCGGCGCTGTGGCGGGCACGCTGGGAGCGACGTTGCCATTAATCTTTTTGATCCTCGCTTGGTTGATTGATAAAAAACGTCCGGGGATGAAGTGGCTGCTGCTCGGTTTGATGGGGCTAGGTGGGGTGATCTTACTGCTAAATCCATCTGCTGATCTCGACCCGATTGGGGTCTTGTGTATGTTGAGTGCGACGACTTTAATTGCTTTTTCTTCCCGCTGGATGCAGCGCTGGGATGTGGGTGACTTTTTAGTGCTTACCGCATGGCAATTACTTTTGGGAGGACTGATGTTGATCCCGCTGGCGTGGTTAATGGCGGGGCCGCCACAGATACCGAGTATGGATGTGGTTCCCTCGTTAATCTGGTTGGCTACCGCCAATACCGCAGTGGCTTATTGGGCTTGGCTCTGGTCAATGCGAAATTTAGGACCAGAAATCATGGGCATGGTCGCTTTAGTCAATCCCGTGGTTGCCGTATCATTAGGCGTATTGATTGTGGGTGAAACCTTAGATATGCGCCAGTGGGCAGGGATTTTAGTGATTTTACTATCGCTACTGCTGATGAAGTTGCCGCAAAAATTGAGGTGGAATCCCTTAAAAGCGAGGGGCTAG
- a CDS encoding periplasmic protein, producing the protein MRVPLVRVMILASAISCCIVMASSTVPESLQSNKLTTDAESQEVLSPPRQITAYLGEIPGLINADGCGPFVELVKAIDRADPEVDIYIKVFPISRAMLGVSIGRADFGLPAIRNNATLNELPYRFSSTSFGFVTHVLYTHVDKPVTRAMLFDQAQTGRTFVIEAIPDYMPIPTEPSITIERSLLKLSYGRIDGFIWAQEEADMMLKKLKLTNIRREFFGDFEDVFVIQKGAAGDEMDAYLTRMIMQLKQTGELSQIYQTIHLSYNDWQP; encoded by the coding sequence ATGAGAGTTCCGTTGGTGCGCGTGATGATATTAGCCAGTGCTATTTCCTGCTGTATAGTGATGGCATCTAGTACTGTGCCTGAATCTCTACAATCCAATAAGTTAACGACTGATGCTGAGTCGCAAGAAGTGTTATCACCGCCGCGGCAGATCACCGCATATCTAGGTGAAATTCCGGGGCTGATCAATGCCGATGGCTGTGGTCCCTTTGTCGAGTTAGTTAAAGCTATTGACAGAGCCGATCCAGAGGTCGACATTTACATTAAGGTGTTCCCGATTTCCCGGGCTATGCTGGGTGTCAGTATTGGTCGTGCTGATTTTGGCTTGCCTGCGATCCGCAACAATGCCACCCTAAACGAATTACCCTATCGCTTTAGCTCTACCTCCTTTGGTTTTGTTACCCATGTACTTTATACCCATGTAGATAAACCCGTTACACGGGCCATGCTGTTCGATCAAGCGCAAACAGGCCGAACCTTTGTTATCGAAGCCATCCCTGATTATATGCCGATCCCTACAGAACCCTCGATTACCATTGAACGTTCCCTGCTTAAGCTATCCTATGGCCGCATTGATGGCTTTATCTGGGCACAGGAAGAAGCAGACATGATGCTTAAAAAATTGAAGCTAACGAATATTAGGCGGGAGTTTTTTGGCGATTTTGAAGATGTCTTTGTGATCCAGAAAGGCGCAGCTGGGGATGAAATGGACGCCTATTTAACCCGCATGATAATGCAGCTTAAGCAGACTGGTGAACTGAGCCAAATTTATCAAACCATTCATTTGTCCTACAACGATTGGCAACCCTAA
- the trmL gene encoding tRNA (uridine(34)/cytosine(34)/5-carboxymethylaminomethyluridine(34)-2'-O)-methyltransferase TrmL has product MFHIALYEPEIAPNTGNIIRLCANNGSQLHLIEPLGFDFEEKKLRRAGLDYADLTNVTRHKNFDAFLKAMAGKRIMACTTKGSRPHSELSFAKDDVLLFGPETRGLPMSIIESIPTEQRLRIPMAATSRSLNLSNAVAIISYEAWRQLGFEGAI; this is encoded by the coding sequence ATGTTCCATATCGCACTCTATGAGCCAGAAATCGCACCCAACACGGGTAATATCATTCGCCTTTGCGCAAACAACGGCAGCCAACTTCATCTGATTGAGCCACTTGGGTTTGATTTTGAAGAAAAAAAGCTGCGCCGCGCGGGCTTAGACTATGCCGATTTAACCAATGTGACTCGCCATAAAAACTTCGATGCCTTCCTCAAAGCCATGGCGGGCAAACGCATTATGGCCTGTACCACCAAAGGCAGTCGCCCGCATTCTGAACTCAGTTTTGCCAAGGATGACGTGCTGTTATTTGGTCCAGAGACCCGCGGTTTACCTATGTCGATTATCGAATCGATCCCGACCGAGCAACGATTACGCATTCCCATGGCGGCCACCAGCCGCAGCCTCAATCTCTCCAATGCAGTGGCGATTATCAGCTACGAAGCCTGGCGTCAGCTCGGGTTTGAAGGCGCAATTTAA
- a CDS encoding transposase, whose product MPRPRRTQISLEDTPYYHCCSRVVRRAFLCGDDTYSGKNYDHRRTWVESLLFELEAIFAIDVAAFAVMSNHLHLVLRVDIDSANGWTDREVLEQWHKLFKGDELTQKFAKGELVEAYEVSRLKHSIAIYRSRLCDISWFMRCLNEPIARQANQEDNCTGRFWEGRFKSQALLDEAAVLACMTYVDLNPIRAQLADTPEQSDHTSIQLRIRAALKGEQPSNLLPFIANECDNQPNGIAFSLMDYLQLVDDTGRIIRNDKRGYISESSAKILTRLNIPHDNWLKLTTDFGKLFHGPVGTLQELTDYCEHLEKRRRHFAASCQHFKSN is encoded by the coding sequence ATGCCGCGCCCTCGTAGAACCCAGATAAGTCTTGAAGACACACCCTATTACCATTGCTGTAGTCGCGTGGTGCGGCGTGCATTTTTATGTGGCGATGATACCTATTCGGGTAAAAACTATGACCATCGCCGCACTTGGGTTGAGTCATTATTATTTGAACTTGAAGCCATTTTTGCTATTGATGTGGCAGCGTTTGCGGTTATGTCGAATCATCTGCATCTGGTGCTTAGGGTCGATATAGACAGTGCCAATGGTTGGACTGACCGCGAAGTACTTGAGCAATGGCATAAGTTGTTTAAAGGCGATGAATTAACGCAAAAATTCGCCAAAGGTGAGTTAGTTGAAGCCTATGAGGTCAGCAGATTAAAGCATTCAATTGCCATTTATCGCAGTCGTTTGTGTGATATTTCATGGTTTATGCGCTGCTTAAATGAACCTATCGCAAGGCAAGCAAATCAAGAGGATAACTGCACAGGTCGTTTCTGGGAAGGTCGCTTTAAATCCCAAGCCCTACTCGATGAAGCAGCGGTGTTAGCCTGTATGACTTACGTCGATTTAAATCCCATTAGAGCGCAACTCGCTGATACACCAGAACAATCCGACCATACCAGCATTCAGCTACGTATTCGGGCCGCATTAAAAGGTGAGCAGCCGAGCAATCTCCTGCCTTTTATCGCTAACGAGTGCGACAACCAACCTAATGGCATTGCGTTTTCATTAATGGATTATCTTCAATTGGTAGATGATACCGGCCGAATCATTCGCAATGATAAACGTGGATACATCAGTGAAAGTAGTGCCAAGATACTGACAAGATTAAATATTCCCCATGACAATTGGCTTAAACTGACCACAGATTTTGGCAAGCTATTTCATGGCCCCGTGGGCACATTGCAAGAACTGACCGATTACTGCGAACACTTAGAAAAGCGACGACGACACTTTGCGGCAAGCTGCCAGCATTTTAAAAGCAACTGA
- a CDS encoding IS630-like element ISSod10 family transposase (programmed frameshift), whose translation MSHPDIAALVKSEKSARKRIRYLALLHFTEGHSRTAIASMLKVSRTSVNKWVSTYLSLGLSGLNDKPNPGRPAKLSSSQLATLAEFVQLKSLSEQGGRLMAKDVGDFIQSEFGVTFKQTNLYRLLHQLGFSWITTRARHPKQSEAVQESFKKNFPMAMILNTPGHVALDRIDVWFQDEARFGQQNTTTRIWAEKGTRPRAVKQQQFESAYLFGALCPATGATEAILAPFANSDYMHEHLKLISAATEFGRHALVIMDGAGWHQRDLADDFDNLSIVKIPPYSPELNPMEQVWQWLRQHVLANRSFKGYDDIVEQCSITWNTFIKEPLRVMQLCSRQWAKMNS comes from the exons ATGAGCCATCCAGACATTGCTGCATTAGTTAAATCCGAGAAAAGCGCACGTAAACGGATCCGCTATCTCGCTCTGCTTCACTTCACAGAAGGTCATTCCCGTACTGCTATCGCCAGTATGTTGAAGGTCAGCAGAACCAGTGTGAATAAGTGGGTCTCCACTTATCTTTCCTTGGGACTGTCCGGCCTAAATGACAAGCCAAATCCGGGACGTCCCGCTAAATTGTCCTCCTCGCAACTAGCAACCCTAGCAGAATTCGTCCAGCTCAAAAGTCTATCTGAGCAAGGTGGCAGACTAATGGCCAAGGATGTCGGCGACTTTATCCAGTCTGAATTTGGCGTGACTTTCAAGCAAACTAATCTCTACCGTTTACTACATCAATTAGGCTTTTCGTGGATCACTACGAGAGCACGTCATCCGAAGCAATCTGAAGCTGTGCAAGAGTCTTTTAA AAAAAACTTCCCAATGGCAATGATCCTTAACACCCCAGGACACGTTGCACTCGATCGCATTGATGTTTGGTTTCAAGATGAAGCCAGATTTGGTCAACAAAACACCACCACTCGTATCTGGGCTGAGAAAGGGACTCGGCCACGAGCAGTAAAACAGCAACAGTTTGAATCAGCGTATTTATTTGGGGCTCTGTGTCCGGCAACAGGCGCCACGGAAGCCATTCTCGCCCCGTTTGCCAACAGCGATTATATGCATGAACACTTAAAATTGATCTCGGCCGCAACAGAATTTGGACGACATGCACTGGTCATCATGGACGGTGCGGGCTGGCATCAACGAGATTTAGCCGATGACTTTGATAACCTAAGTATCGTCAAAATCCCCCCATATTCACCGGAGTTGAATCCGATGGAGCAGGTCTGGCAATGGCTGCGTCAACATGTGCTGGCAAATCGCAGCTTTAAGGGCTACGACGATATTGTCGAGCAATGCTCCATCACATGGAATACATTTATAAAAGAACCGCTGAGGGTAATGCAATTATGCTCTAGGCAGTGGGCAAAGATGAACAGTTAA
- a CDS encoding alpha/beta hydrolase family protein yields MKKAGILLLSLLMPFSTAFAEASKPLSVELLWQLKRIGSPVVSSTGEHIIAPVTEYDLKEDKGSTQLWRFDVEGKNNRAITAKGLKVSEPVFSPDGKTLAFISERNDDDAGQIYLLPMDGPGEAAKLTDIPTGVNGIKWVGKHLYFISNIFPEQNWEQMKAQLKTDKDNKVSARQWNALPYSQFDHWLDERRQAHVFRIPATGGTVEAVTQPLGHELPRSSQSSESYDISPDERLIAFSAYGSDNRVDPKLDLFLATIGGNKAENITPENPAPDLNPSFSPNGKTLAFTRQKIPGFYADTARLMLLDVSSRKLTTLTPDWDRSVSEFEWTPDSKGFYASIEDAATNRIYHIDAKSGKAKAITQATDFSQPAIAKDGQLIATNQSFLYPARLVSINPRNGKTERLEQFNDDILKDVDLGTYESVTYKGYQGQDIQMWVHYPPGFDRSKKYPLFMLIHGGPHNAISDGFHYRWNAQTFASWGYVTAWPNFHGSSGFGQDFADAINPDWKNKSLEDVLKATDWFKQQSWIDSDRMVAGGASYGGYLTSIILGQPHPFKALLIHAAVYDMYAQMSADFAVHSTRFGNYWDNPELYKAISPHYFAANFNTPTLVSHGQLDYRVPVGQGFELFRTLQTRNVESRMIYFPDENHWIVKPNNSIYWYNQVKDWMAHYAKPGAQ; encoded by the coding sequence GTGAAAAAGGCAGGCATTTTACTGCTTAGCTTACTCATGCCCTTCAGCACGGCATTTGCAGAAGCAAGCAAACCACTCTCAGTCGAATTACTTTGGCAACTCAAACGCATAGGTAGCCCTGTTGTGTCATCGACAGGCGAGCATATTATTGCGCCTGTGACTGAATACGACCTTAAGGAAGACAAAGGCTCAACCCAACTTTGGCGCTTCGATGTCGAAGGGAAAAATAACCGTGCGATTACCGCCAAAGGCTTAAAAGTTAGCGAGCCAGTGTTTTCGCCAGACGGCAAAACCTTAGCTTTTATCAGTGAACGTAACGATGACGACGCGGGCCAAATTTACCTGTTACCTATGGACGGCCCGGGAGAAGCGGCTAAGCTCACGGATATTCCCACCGGCGTCAATGGCATCAAGTGGGTTGGTAAGCATTTGTATTTTATTAGCAATATCTTCCCTGAGCAGAATTGGGAGCAAATGAAGGCCCAGCTTAAGACTGATAAAGATAATAAAGTCTCCGCCCGCCAGTGGAATGCGCTGCCCTATTCGCAGTTCGATCATTGGTTAGATGAGCGCCGTCAGGCCCATGTCTTTAGGATCCCTGCAACGGGCGGCACGGTCGAAGCCGTGACTCAGCCGCTAGGCCATGAGCTGCCGCGTTCTAGCCAGAGCAGTGAAAGTTATGATATCTCCCCCGATGAACGCTTAATCGCCTTTAGCGCCTATGGTTCGGATAATCGGGTCGATCCAAAATTAGATTTGTTCCTCGCCACCATCGGCGGCAACAAGGCTGAAAACATCACTCCAGAAAACCCCGCGCCGGATCTCAATCCATCCTTTAGCCCTAATGGCAAAACGCTGGCCTTTACTCGCCAAAAAATCCCCGGATTTTATGCCGATACGGCAAGGCTAATGCTGCTGGATGTGAGCAGTCGCAAACTCACCACGCTCACCCCAGATTGGGATCGCTCCGTGTCCGAATTTGAGTGGACACCAGACAGCAAAGGTTTCTATGCCAGCATAGAAGATGCCGCCACTAACCGTATATACCATATCGATGCCAAGAGCGGTAAAGCTAAGGCTATCACCCAAGCCACCGATTTTAGCCAACCCGCTATCGCCAAAGATGGCCAGTTGATTGCGACTAATCAAAGCTTTTTGTACCCAGCGCGTTTAGTCAGCATCAACCCGCGCAATGGTAAAACTGAGCGCTTAGAGCAGTTTAACGACGATATTTTAAAGGATGTCGATTTAGGCACCTATGAGTCCGTCACCTACAAAGGTTACCAAGGCCAAGACATTCAAATGTGGGTGCACTATCCACCCGGGTTCGATCGCAGCAAAAAGTATCCGTTGTTTATGTTGATCCACGGCGGTCCGCACAACGCCATTAGCGATGGTTTCCATTACCGCTGGAATGCGCAAACCTTTGCCTCTTGGGGTTATGTCACCGCGTGGCCAAACTTCCACGGCTCTAGCGGTTTCGGACAAGACTTTGCCGATGCCATTAACCCAGATTGGAAAAACAAATCCCTCGAAGACGTGCTCAAAGCGACAGACTGGTTTAAGCAACAAAGCTGGATCGATAGCGATCGTATGGTTGCCGGTGGCGCCAGCTATGGGGGCTACTTAACCTCGATTATTTTAGGCCAGCCACACCCCTTCAAAGCCCTGCTGATCCATGCCGCGGTATACGACATGTACGCACAAATGTCGGCCGACTTTGCCGTTCACAGCACTCGCTTTGGTAACTACTGGGATAATCCTGAGCTGTATAAAGCCATTTCGCCCCATTACTTTGCGGCGAACTTTAACACCCCAACCTTAGTCAGCCATGGTCAACTCGATTACCGTGTGCCCGTTGGCCAAGGCTTTGAGCTGTTCCGCACCCTACAAACCCGTAATGTGGAATCGCGGATGATTTATTTCCCCGATGAAAACCATTGGATTGTGAAGCCTAACAACTCCATCTATTGGTATAACCAAGTGAAAGATTGGATGGCTCACTACGCTAAGCCTGGTGCGCAATAG
- a CDS encoding M16 family metallopeptidase → MKSMAIKLSFASSSSSKSSWQPTKLMLALAFGASLALSGCVSTTAPKRVETGSFAMPSYDKLVLDNGLTVYLMPQREVPLVTLNAVVRAGAVNDTTAGIAQMTAEGLLLGAAGKSKAEIEQQVDFLGASLIAEADKEGSYLAADFMTKDTDVMLGLFSAALLTPDFNTAEFDKLKQRAIAGLQQDKESPRAVIGRYFDKLVFGVHPYGNAASGNRESLEQVTVSQLRAFHKSYYQPANTALTVVGDFDVAAMKTKLTQTFGQWKGSEKLAQPDLNQGLPKLTEAKVLLVDKPDAMETTFVIGGLGISRDNPDYVGLTVVNTILGGRFTSWLNDELRVNAGLTYGARSGFSPYTDSGVFTISTFTKTETTQEAIDLALKTYARLWEKGVDQATLDSAKAYVKGQFPPKFETSGQLAGLLSGMYLYDFDDKFINEFQAKVDGLTLEETQRLVKTYFPQKDLQFVLIGNASKIVPIAAKYGKVQTVDINAVGFGK, encoded by the coding sequence ATGAAATCGATGGCAATCAAACTCTCCTTTGCAAGCTCATCCTCGAGCAAATCCTCTTGGCAGCCGACTAAGTTAATGCTTGCATTGGCTTTCGGTGCCAGCTTGGCGTTATCCGGCTGCGTCTCCACCACGGCGCCCAAACGTGTCGAAACTGGCAGTTTTGCTATGCCAAGTTACGATAAGTTGGTGTTAGATAATGGTCTGACAGTGTATTTAATGCCGCAGCGCGAAGTACCGCTTGTGACCCTAAACGCGGTAGTGCGTGCAGGGGCGGTAAACGACACCACCGCGGGTATCGCTCAAATGACCGCCGAAGGTTTGCTCCTCGGTGCGGCGGGTAAATCCAAGGCCGAGATTGAGCAGCAAGTGGATTTTCTTGGCGCCAGCTTAATCGCGGAAGCCGATAAAGAAGGCAGTTATCTGGCAGCTGACTTTATGACCAAAGATACCGATGTGATGCTCGGCTTATTTAGCGCCGCGCTCTTAACGCCCGACTTTAATACTGCCGAGTTCGATAAGCTTAAACAGCGTGCCATTGCGGGTTTGCAGCAGGATAAAGAAAGCCCGCGCGCCGTGATTGGTCGCTACTTTGATAAACTCGTGTTCGGTGTCCATCCCTACGGCAATGCGGCCTCGGGTAATCGTGAGTCACTTGAGCAAGTCACAGTGTCGCAGTTACGCGCCTTCCATAAGAGCTACTATCAACCTGCCAATACCGCATTAACTGTGGTGGGGGATTTTGATGTGGCGGCGATGAAGACCAAGTTAACCCAGACTTTTGGCCAGTGGAAAGGCAGCGAAAAACTCGCTCAGCCCGACTTAAACCAAGGTTTACCTAAGTTAACTGAGGCCAAAGTGCTGCTGGTGGATAAGCCAGATGCAATGGAAACCACCTTTGTTATCGGCGGTTTAGGCATTAGCCGTGATAACCCAGACTATGTGGGGCTAACGGTAGTGAACACCATTTTAGGCGGTCGCTTTACCTCTTGGCTGAATGATGAGCTGCGGGTGAATGCGGGGCTAACCTATGGCGCGCGCTCCGGCTTTAGTCCTTATACTGACTCGGGCGTGTTTACCATAAGTACCTTTACTAAGACGGAAACCACTCAAGAAGCGATTGATTTAGCCCTAAAAACCTATGCTCGTTTATGGGAGAAAGGCGTCGATCAAGCGACTCTTGATTCGGCTAAGGCCTATGTTAAAGGTCAGTTCCCGCCTAAGTTCGAAACCTCGGGCCAATTGGCAGGACTCTTATCTGGCATGTATCTGTACGACTTCGATGATAAGTTTATCAACGAGTTCCAAGCGAAAGTGGATGGCTTAACTTTAGAAGAAACCCAAAGGTTAGTGAAAACTTACTTCCCGCAAAAGGACTTACAGTTTGTGCTGATTGGTAACGCCAGCAAGATTGTGCCGATAGCTGCCAAGTATGGCAAAGTGCAAACCGTTGATATCAATGCGGTCGGTTTTGGTAAGTAG
- a CDS encoding M16 family metallopeptidase, which yields MKRTLSALVLAMGLLNPLSQAQATTAEDIKSFTLANGMKIMVLEDSSIPNANMYLFWKVGSRNEVPGITGISHFFEHMMFNGSKKYGPKMFDRTMEAEGGANNAYTTEDMTVYTDWFPANALETMFDLEADRIANLDINPEMVESERGVVQSERSTGLENSNWNTLEGEIKGVAFLAHPYSWSVIGHESDIAAWTLEDLVQYHKTYYAPNNAVVVIAGDVKLAQVKALADKYFAPIPAQTPPKAIRTVEPEQKGERRTFVQKASVSTPNVMLAYHIPAATHADFYALDLLSSILSQGNSSRLYQALVDKQVALEAQTYMPMSVDPNLFYVMGVATPEVKASTLERALIEQIDAIATNGVSQQELDKVKNIKLMDFYRAMETINGKANTIGTYEMYFGSYDKLFNAPEAYNKVTSADIQRVAQTYLRKSNRTVAVLAANEENSQ from the coding sequence ATGAAGCGCACGCTATCGGCTCTGGTGTTGGCCATGGGACTTTTAAATCCCCTGAGCCAAGCACAGGCCACCACGGCAGAAGACATCAAGAGTTTTACACTCGCCAATGGTATGAAAATCATGGTGCTAGAGGACTCTTCTATTCCCAATGCCAATATGTATCTGTTTTGGAAAGTCGGTTCCCGTAATGAAGTCCCTGGCATTACTGGTATCTCACACTTTTTCGAGCATATGATGTTTAACGGCTCGAAAAAATACGGCCCGAAGATGTTCGACCGTACGATGGAAGCAGAGGGCGGCGCTAACAATGCCTATACCACAGAGGATATGACGGTTTACACCGATTGGTTCCCCGCTAATGCGCTAGAAACCATGTTCGACCTTGAAGCCGATCGTATCGCTAACTTGGATATCAATCCTGAAATGGTGGAAAGCGAGCGTGGCGTGGTGCAGTCGGAGCGTTCGACTGGGCTTGAAAACTCCAACTGGAATACCCTCGAAGGCGAAATTAAAGGCGTAGCGTTTTTAGCGCACCCTTACTCTTGGTCTGTGATTGGTCATGAGTCGGATATCGCCGCGTGGACGCTAGAAGATTTAGTGCAATACCATAAGACCTATTACGCGCCAAACAACGCTGTGGTGGTGATTGCGGGCGATGTGAAGCTTGCCCAAGTAAAAGCCTTGGCCGACAAGTACTTTGCGCCTATTCCTGCACAAACTCCGCCTAAAGCGATTCGTACTGTGGAGCCTGAGCAAAAGGGTGAGCGCCGTACCTTTGTACAAAAAGCCTCGGTCAGTACGCCTAATGTGATGCTGGCTTACCATATTCCGGCGGCGACTCACGCAGATTTTTATGCGCTGGATTTATTAAGCTCGATTTTAAGCCAAGGTAATAGCTCGCGTTTATATCAAGCGCTGGTGGATAAACAAGTGGCCTTAGAAGCGCAAACTTATATGCCGATGTCGGTCGATCCCAATCTCTTTTACGTCATGGGTGTGGCTACGCCAGAGGTGAAAGCATCGACGCTAGAGCGGGCGCTGATTGAACAAATTGATGCGATTGCGACCAATGGCGTTAGCCAGCAAGAGCTAGATAAAGTTAAAAATATCAAGTTGATGGATTTTTACCGCGCGATGGAAACCATTAATGGCAAGGCCAACACCATCGGCACCTATGAAATGTATTTTGGCAGTTACGACAAGTTATTTAATGCGCCAGAAGCCTATAACAAGGTCACGAGCGCGGATATCCAACGTGTTGCCCAAACTTATTTACGCAAATCGAATCGCACGGTAGCGGTATTGGCGGCAAACGAGGAGAACTCTCAATGA